GTTGAAAAGATTGACAATAAGGAATTAATCCGTCTGGCAAGACAGGTTGAACCATTTTTACTTAATGAAGAGGAAAAGGATTTTGTAATTAATGCTGGGACATATATAAAAGCGATACTCAACAGTTATGGGAATGTTTAAATTGGGGCTCTTTTGATTTTCAAACTCAAAATAACTTTCATCTGTTTTAACCGCAATGGGTATATCGCCTGAAGGCGCATTTTCCGCAGTCAGATTCAGCCTAGGGATATGGACAACAGAGGAAGAAATTGATACTGTCATAAAGTCAGTAGAAAAACTGGATGTTAGTTATTAAACAATCAATATTAAATTTTTATCTCTATTCCGGTTTGTTTTATTTCGTGGGTAAGCGAAGTTTCTTCTTTAAAATCTTTGGGATTAAAACCGATTGGTTCAATAGTTATATTTTTATCAAATATCCTTTTTCTCCAAAGATACTGCATTGCTTCCCATGGGTCATTAAATTTAGAGGAGATGATACACAAATCAATATCACTCCACTTGTGTTGTTTACCTTTAGCATAAGAGCCAAACAAGAATATATGTTGAATGGGAAGATTATCTGTTTTTAATAACTTAATATATTCTTTTATATGTTTTTTTATTTTTTCAGGTATTCTCTTTTTAACCATAAGTAAAGTTTTTTGGTAGTTAATAAATATTTTTCTGTAAAATTTTTAGTACATTTCTTATAAAAAGCTAATTTTATATTATCATATCTCGCCGCGATATTAAAAGTTGAAATAGTTCGTAAATCCTGAATTTGCTGCTCTGTTAATTTTAATTTTGAAAGAAAAGCCAGCTTTTCTAGATCATGAATAAAGGGTGATGGGTGGTTAGTTTGTTTAACTACCAATCCTTTTAGGATTTTTTCCAAAGTAAGGTGACAGAAAAAAAGACATGCGTCATAACGTTTTATTTTAAATAATCCTAAAGCAGTTTTCCAATCTCTTTGTGCAGTTTCTTTCCAATAATCTATTTGTTTATTGACGTTATTCATAGAAATTATCTCTTATAGCTTTCGATAAATAATTTATCGACATTTCCGACCATGCCTAAAGCAGATTCATAGATAGCTTTAAATTTTTTTCAATTAAGATTATATCATATACACAAAAAACTCTCAATAGTTAAAAATCATTTATAAAGTAACCGGTCAGTTACCAGTGGTAGCCGCAACCTTTAGTTGCGTGAAAACGTTGAAATAACAAGGATATTCTCACGCAAGCTAAAGCTTGCGCCTACCGAAAACCACCAATAACTGACCGGTTACTTTATAAACCTCTAAAATGCTTGACATATTTTTTGTTTGCGTTATAATATCGTTATGCGATATTGTATTACGCTATTAATAATCTTAAGTTATGAGTATTGGGGAAAGATGATATGTTAGACAACATCGAAAAGAACAAAAAATCTGCGGTTATGCTTATTATTCTCTTCGGGATAGTAAGTTTATTTGGTGATATTGTTTATGAGGGTGCGCGCAGTGTCTATGGGCCATTTGCCAAAACCATTGGAATGGACATTGCATTGCTTGGACTTATAACCGGCATGGCAGAATTTCTTGGTTATTTTATCAGGTTTGTTTCTGGTTATCTTTCTGATAAAACTAGAGCATACTGGATTTTTACAATTTTAGGATACGGGATGCTTGCAAGTATTCCTCTTATGTCAATGGCATCGGGATGGCAGGTTGCGGCAGTTTTCATTATCTGTGAAAGGCTGGGTAAGGCTGTCCGAAGCCCTGCCAGGGATACTATTTTATCACAGGCAACAAAACAAATCGGGACAGGGTGGGGTTTTGCGTTACACGAGGCGATGGACCAGATAGGTGCATTTCTCGGCCCTTTAATTTTTACCGCGATATTTCTCGTCGGAACAAATACCGAAAAGACAGTATCAGATTACCACAAGGGCTTTGCATTATTATGGATGCCATTTATAATAGTCATGATAACTGTGATGATTGCTTTTTTTAAAATGCCTGACCCCGAAAGATTTGAGACTAAACCTGATTTAAAAAACCCTCCGGATAAATTATCAAAGGTATTCTGGCTGTATACGGTTTTTACTTTTATTACAACATTAGGTTTTGTCAGTTTTGTAATATTGGGATACCATTTTAAAGATAAAAATATCACAAGCGATGCGCAGATTCCCATGTTTTATTCGATAGCAATGGGTATTGACGCTATTTCCGCCTTAATAATCGGAAAGATTTATGACAGATTGAAAGAAAGTCATAACGATGAAAGAGCGGGGCTTATAACTCTTATTATTATTCCACTATTTACTTTGCTTATTCCGATTTTGGGTTTCATAGATAATGTTTTATTTATTGTAATAAGCGTTGTATTGTGGGGTGTTGTGATGGGGATCCATGAGACCATTATGAAATCGTCCATCGCTGATTTAACGCATTTTAAGAAAAGGGGGGTTGGATATGGAATATTTAACACGGCGTACGGCCTCGCAATGTTTTTCGGAAGTTTATTAATGGGTGTGTTATATAACATCAATGTAACATTAATAATACTATTTGTTGTAGGTGTTGAACTTATAGCTGTAATCCTGTATTTTATGCTTTTTAGAACGATTAAAAAGATAGAACCAGTCCTATGAAAAACAAGTTGTTGAGAGATATGTTTCTTGGTTTTATTAAAATTCATATCCTTTATCACGCGGATAAAGAAGAAATATACGGCGTCGATTTTAAAAAAGAACTTAAAAGGCATGGATATGAAATATCTTATGGGACATTATATCCGATATTTCATAAACTTTGCGAGAATGGATTATTGCAGGTAGAGTCGAGAAATATAAACGGGAAAATACGAAAATATTATTCAATTACCAAAAAAGGGGAAAAGGTATTACATGAGGCAAGGAATAAGGCAAAAGAACTTGCGGAAGAAATTTTAGAGTAATTTTTGAAAGGAGAGATATGCTGCTTGTTGAAAAAATGGAATTAACTGGCCGCTGGTTGTTTAGATGGCGCAGTTACTTGCCTCTGTTTATGGCCATTCCTGTTTTCGCAGGGCTTAATCAATTTACCTATCCATTTGGGAGTCATTATTATGACCAGATATGGGATTTATTCTGTCTTACTATAGCGTTTGTGGGACTCATGGTGCGTATCATAACTGTTGGATATGCCCCTATATGCACATCTGGCCGAAATACCAAAGAA
This genomic interval from bacterium contains the following:
- a CDS encoding HEPN domain-containing protein, whose translation is MNNVNKQIDYWKETAQRDWKTALGLFKIKRYDACLFFCHLTLEKILKGLVVKQTNHPSPFIHDLEKLAFLSKLKLTEQQIQDLRTISTFNIAARYDNIKLAFYKKCTKNFTEKYLLTTKKLYLWLKREYLKK
- a CDS encoding nucleotidyltransferase domain-containing protein yields the protein MVKKRIPEKIKKHIKEYIKLLKTDNLPIQHIFLFGSYAKGKQHKWSDIDLCIISSKFNDPWEAMQYLWRKRIFDKNITIEPIGFNPKDFKEETSLTHEIKQTGIEIKI
- a CDS encoding PadR family transcriptional regulator encodes the protein MKNKLLRDMFLGFIKIHILYHADKEEIYGVDFKKELKRHGYEISYGTLYPIFHKLCENGLLQVESRNINGKIRKYYSITKKGEKVLHEARNKAKELAEEILE
- a CDS encoding MFS transporter, with protein sequence MLDNIEKNKKSAVMLIILFGIVSLFGDIVYEGARSVYGPFAKTIGMDIALLGLITGMAEFLGYFIRFVSGYLSDKTRAYWIFTILGYGMLASIPLMSMASGWQVAAVFIICERLGKAVRSPARDTILSQATKQIGTGWGFALHEAMDQIGAFLGPLIFTAIFLVGTNTEKTVSDYHKGFALLWMPFIIVMITVMIAFFKMPDPERFETKPDLKNPPDKLSKVFWLYTVFTFITTLGFVSFVILGYHFKDKNITSDAQIPMFYSIAMGIDAISALIIGKIYDRLKESHNDERAGLITLIIIPLFTLLIPILGFIDNVLFIVISVVLWGVVMGIHETIMKSSIADLTHFKKRGVGYGIFNTAYGLAMFFGSLLMGVLYNINVTLIILFVVGVELIAVILYFMLFRTIKKIEPVL